CCTATCCGTTTTCCGTAAGCCTATTCATGAGCAGCCCGCCCTGACAAGCCTGACCCGAAATCCTGGCATCTGGTCTAGGCATGGGCTCGACCTTTTCGTCCGAAGCCTGAACAGAGGCCGAATGAgttttaaataattgttttaatTTAAAAACCGGTATAGTACTATATTTAAATAAACTGAAAGTAATTACTGTAAATAAGAAGTgtactgttcaaatgtttcaggccGGGCCGAATACGGGTTTGGGATTCTTGATTCGGGCTTTGTCAAGCCCGGCCCGTCCAGAGGGCATGCTCTGGTTCCAGCAAGAATGCTCGCTTTGCAGTTGGGGAGTGTGTCCACGTCATCGATCCGGGGCACTCATCCCTCCACCAATCAGCGCCCACCTCTCCTCCCCTATAAAACCCAGCCCCCACCCCGCTCCTTTCCCCACACCAACTCAGTCCCTACCTTTCCCTTCGAGCAAACTCACACAACCCACACCACCGCAGCCCCCAACCCCACCCGAAGCAGCAGCCATGGCCCCCAAGGCAGACAAGAAGCCGGCGGCCGAGAACAAGGTCGAGAAGGCGGCGGAGAAGACCCCCGCGGGGAAGAAGCCCAAGGCCGAGAAGCGGCTGCCGGCGGGCAAGACGGCGTCcaaggaggccggcggcgaggccaAGACCCGGGGCAGGAAGAAGGGCAGCAAGGCCAAGAAGGGCGTGGAGACGTACAAGATCTACATCTtcaaggtgctgaagcaggtgcacCCCGACATCGGCATCTCCTCCAAGGCCATGTCcatcatgaactccttcatcaacgaCATCTTCGAGAAGCTCGCCGGCGAGTCGGCCAAGCTCGCGAGGTACAACAAGAAGCCCACCATCACCTCCAGGGAGATCCAGACCTCCGTCCGCCTCGTCCTCCCCGGGGAGCTCGCCAAGCACGCCGTCTCCGAGGGCACCAAGGCCgtcaccaagttcacctcctcctAGACTGACGGCGTGCAGTTGGTTTCTGCATCTGCATCTGTACTGTTGACTCTGCTTATCTATCTATCCGCAAGTAGTGGTAGCAGTAGTAGCACCTGTGCTGGGTGATTGCCAACGCTTTGTTGGCCCGTTGGTTGTAAGAACTGAAGTTGCTGCTTTGGCATACTGATGAAATCTATCTAGAACTGAAGTTATCTTTTTATCCTTCTGAAATGTCTGGCCCTCTTGGTACCTTGGTTGCTGAACTCTGGTTATCTGCAAACAGTGCTACTACTGAATTTGTTGGAATTTGGTAGTAAGAACTGAATCCAGTGGTGCAAACTGAGATTGAGAAATAATTATGCATTAGAGATTTGATTTTTTACTAGGTGCTTGAGCTAGTCCCTGCCATGTCCGTGCTTTCATACCGTAGCAGTGTAATTTGTGTTTCCAGATTCATGACCCTCCATCAGTAGGTTCTGTTTCTCCATTAGGCACAGAACCCAACGGTTTGCCTTACCATGTCCTGTCCTTAAGGTACAGTAGTTTACTCTGCAGTTTGTATATCAGCTGGCAGCAGCAGTTTTGTGTTACCCTCTGAATTCTGAAAATGGCAAATGTGAGTTGTTTTTGTGAAAAATTAAGCGTATGTTACTCTCGATTTCTTGTAGTAACTAAACAAGATGAGGCTCTAGGCCGGCGCTTCTCAGTTTCATTGCCTATCTGACAACTGAAGAAACCATGCATGCCTTCTATGCACATTTGGTGTGCTGCTCCTTGTGGTGCTCTATAGTTAGATGCTGGCGTGCGTTCTGACCATGTTATCATATCGCAAGAATCGTGCTGGAATTGGAGTGTTGCAATCATAGTGTTTTTGGTTTCAAATTCCCTGGATACTCAAACTTTTGGCAGTTTGCAACTAGAGTGTGCTTGGATTCAAATCTGGTTCCAAGCTGCTACGGCGCAAAGGACGTTGGGATGAAAATGCACATGAAAAACCTGATAAGAATATTTTGCATTACCAAACCTACCTGCCTTTTCTGTTCTTGGATTGCACTTATTTTCCTTACATTAAACCTTCGATCAAATACTAAAAGGTCAATACAAGGCATGTGGATATATGGACGCATAAACAGGAGTGATGCAGACGGGAACTTGACTCTATCAACGATATCTCACATTGTCACTGACGGAAAATAATGCAATCCACTTAGTGTAGTAGCAAGCCGAAGTAGGCATCACATTTCACAGGCGTAGTAGGACCATGTAATCACTGAGTGGCAGACATCACATTGCACATGAAGAACTTAGGAGAAAGCTGAGACAGACATCACATTTCACAGGAGGAACTCGTACAGACTAACATTATCTGATAGAACTTGATAAATCGACCACAACTCAAAGGTTTCGCAGAGAGTTTCAGGGGTAGAAGTGACGCATCCAACAGTTATCAATGAAAAACCCCACCAAATAATATCCAGATCATATACAACCCAAGACCAATCAAATAGTTTGTCAGGTTCTGACGGTTGTTGAATCAAGCAACAGACGCTACTGCACCCATTCGCTAGTACATCAAGCTTACCAACTAGTCATCGTCGTCAAAGCGACGCCTCTGAATCTGTTGAACATACAAGAGTTAGCATGGACGGCAAAGGGGGATAAAGCTGACTGCATTTTAGTTGGATAGTTTTCAGATGAAGAGAACTTTGCACCTCGCACGATATGGAATTCTAATGAAGCTTAAGCCTAAACCCACTACTGTGCAAGCAAAGTAGATTTTCTTGAATGTAATGAACTCTCTTTATGCAACTATATGTCTTATGTTAAGAATCGATACAAGGCACAACAAGTAATGATGTACGCACCGTCACTttggtttgtttgcttgtgtgGGTGTTGATTTGCTCCAGAAGTGAGATAAGCCTTTCTTCAGACACCTGCAGACAAGCAAATGCAATGTTGTTACAAGCAAGTTCTACCAAATATGTTGACATACGAGAGAAATGTGCTACATATCTATTATGGTATTACCTTTTCAGATATTCCACCAGTTTGTGCAGCTCTCAGCAGAACATCCTCCACTCCTCTTGCTTTATCAGGCTTGACCAAAGCTATGCGGGAGACTGCCAATTTTACAGAGTACAGATGTATTAAATTACATTTTCCGCTTAAATTATGCCACTTCAAAGAGCAGACTCATGCTTATTTCCCAGCCTGGCGTCATCTCTAATTAGAATATTTACTCCCTAAAAGAAAACTACTTGAAGAACCGCAGGAAATTTTCTGAAACACCTAAACGTTTTCCATATTGCTTAGTGGTAGACTGTTAAGTAATTGAACCTCTCAGTTGTTAAGAAAAGCAAGTACTCTGGCTCGAATTATTTGGCTGTAAATAAAAAAACAACCATCATACACAACAGAAATGGCATTAACAGAGAACTTACTTCTTTCTCTAGCTTCAGAAGACAGTATCTGAGCAAGCATCATCTGCCGGCGTTCCTCAGCTTCCCTGGTTGAGTTTGAGATACAAAGTCAGCTCAGTGTCTCCTAAAGCTTCACATGACATAGCGTAAGATGGAGGATAAGATAATCATGGGAATATGGTGGATAATAAGACCATACTGCTTTGCATCTTCCTGAGCCTTTTGTTGCCCTGCATTTTGTGGGCTTGCCTATAATTATGAAGTTAATCATTACATTCCAGTCAGTCAATCAAGAAAATGCACTTTTTTTCAGTACAGATTCAACTTCCACCATGCACTTAAGTAACTTACCGCACCACCACGCTGTCCCATTAGCTCTTGCATTCGCCTCTGCCTAATGGCCTCCAACTCTGGGTCATGGTCAGCCTACCAAGAAAAATATCGGTTTCAATAGATGGTATGTATTAGACGAATATAACAGTACCACAATTAAAACATACCAATGCACCCAGCTGGTCTAGATTCCACATGGGATTAAGCTTGCATGCAAATTTCAACAGTATATATACTTTGTCCGAAAACAGTAAATTGAAGAGCTGATTCCTATGAAGAAATCCGCGTGTATTATCAGACGAAGTGCCACTGGTGGCACAAACAACACTGCCGGAATCAAGATGCTGCGATGCACTTCTAGGCCAGCCAATTGGGTTCCAGGAACACAAAGCAGTCCCAGGTGGTGCTGTGACCATCAATTTGCCGCCCCTTCATTCGCTTGACAAAAATACACGCCAACAAGCAAACAAGTATGGCCCCTAAGGAGAACTCAATGCCTAAATTAGCATGCCGACAAATCCTTGTCTGCTCCTTACTCACTTCCTATTCGAAGTAGCAAGCAAAATCACAGGAGGCCAGCCAATGGGACTCGTGTTGTAACCGTCAATTTACCGCCCCTTCACTCGCTTGACAAAAATACATGCTGACAAGCAAACAAGTATGGCCCCTATGGATAACTCGACGCCGAAATTAGCGCGCCGACAAACCCTTGTCGGCTCCTCACTCACTTCCTAATCGGAGTAGCAAGCAAAATCACAGGAGCTCAGATATATCCACCGTTCTGCCTATACCGCGAGCACTTGCCATACGTACTACACAGGCTTCCTCGGCCTACCAAAACCAGCATCAGCTCAATCTGCCCGACACACCACCCACCGGCCAAGACATCAAAGCAACCGCACCACGTCAACACTGGAAGACGCAGCATACAAGGCCAACCGAGCCAACCAGTCAACAACCCACAGATCGCCGAAAACACCTAAGAACCCTAAGATTTAAGCGCGCGCTACAGGCCGAGATCGCCACACAGCCAACGAATCACAGGAAGCGAACCGCGGATCTTACCATCGCGCCCCTGGTGCACAGGGCCGGgatcgcctcgccgtcgtcctcgccgCGGCGCAGTGGATCCGCGGCTATGGGGTGGGGAGTGGCCGAGTGGGGAGATGGAATCCAGCCGAGCCGCCCTCCTCTGCTTTTCCCCCGTGGACACAACGCAACCCTTCTATCAAAAAAAAAAACCCCGCAACCCTGGCTTTTCCATGCGCCGCACACCGTCAGCTGTCCGATCGGTTAGGGCGTTTCTCAACCGTCCGATCGGAACATTTGGGGATCGCATTTCCGGCCCAGGATATATGCGCCGAGGCGGccctccctctcgagctcctctccaccctCGCATCCAGCGCACGGCACACGCGGCGCGACATagacagagacagagagagagagagagggggagggaggaaGCGGCGAGGGTTTCGGCGGGCGAGATGGAGAACGGCGAGGAGACCTTCGTGTCCCCGACGGCGGCCGCGGCGGACTTCGGCTTCGGCTTCGGCCCGGCGCTCACCAACGGCGAGGGCCACGCCAAGGCCTACGACCCGGAGGAGATGGACGCGCTCCGCGCGGCCAAGCGCGACCTGGAGGAGAAGCTGGCCGAGGTGCGCCACGAGAACGGCTTCCTCTCCGCGGAGGCCGCCCGCCTCGAGGCGCTGGTGACCGGGGCCCGCGAggacatcgccgccgccgaccgcgccgccgccaAGGCCGAGGGCGAGGCCGCGGGGCTGCGCGCCGAGGTCAAGCGCCTCCAGGGCCTCCTCGACAGCTCCGACCGCGACGCCGACCGCCCCCGGGGCGCCGGCGGGGACCTGGCCACCGCGCACCAGGAGAAGCTCGCACtcgaggaggagatcaaggccctcaaggcctccgccgccgccgctgccgcagacAAGGAGGAGGCTGCTGCCGCTCCCTCGGCCAAGGAAGGGCTGGCGGCGCCTCACGGGAAGGtggccgcagccgcagccgctggAGCCGCCGCCACTGCAGCCATCACGGTGGTTCTCCTCAACCTCAAGAGGTAATCTGGTGCTCCTAATCCACGCGCCGGAAGTTTTTGCTCTGCTGCTATGTATGGCTCGTACGAGACTGGATAATCCTTTTCTGTCGGTGGCGCTGTTATTACTGGACTGGTAGTGTTATGGATTTACGTTCTGCTGGTTACTAGCCTGATGAATCTGCAGAGTTGGGCACTTATATCGCGAGCCCTTATGTTTACGCACTTTGCCTTGCCATGGTAATAATATGTGAAGACTACGTGAGCCACCTGTTGCTGCTATTATGCTGCTGCATCTAATTTCTCTTCTTATTACTTCATTGGTTATTTTTCTGCATTCTGCATTCTGGGATCGCTGTGCGGTCAAGTGAAATTGTTGTGATTGGAAATACAGTAGAGCACATGCTGAGTGTGAAAAACCGGCTATTGGTTGATCACTTGTGTTATTCGCAACTGCTATGGTGAATGCCTCTAGCACAAGTAGGCgtaaacatagactagtaacagGGAAGGAACAGTTACTGAATTTACCAGTATTGGGATGATGATAAATTGATAATCAGCCCTTGTTGTTTATGCACTTTGTCTTGCCATGGTAATAATATGTGAAGACTACGCTAGCCACCTGTTGCTGCTATTATGCTGCTGCATCTAATTTCTGTTCTTATCACTTCATTGGTTATTGTTCTGCATTCTGGGATTGTTGTGCTGTTGGCAGCGTTTATGTGAAATTGCTGTGATTGGAAATACGGTAGAGGACATGGTGAGTATTGACATATTGGTTGATCACTCGTGTTATCCACAACTGCTATGGCGTAAACATAGACTAGTAGCATGAAAGGACAGTTACTGAATTTACCAGTATTGAGATGATGATAATCAGTGGCAACTCTGCCTTAGGGGGAGGCGAAGCAGAATGATCCATTCTGTTCCTTGTGTTCTCTGATTGTTGTGCCGTCAGCAGCTTTTTATGTGATAAAATTGCGGTGATTGGAAATAGTGGAATGCTTGCTGAAATCTGAATATGAGAAACCATCTGTTTATTGCTGGGGATAAATCCATAGCATGTTTTCCTCCTATCTAAGTCCTGTTACCACTTCACTAGCCATTCTCTGTTCCTTGCATTCTGTCGTTGATGTGCCATCAGCAGCTGTTTATGTGATGAAATTGTCGTGATTGAAAATATAATCCATCGAGTGCGTTTTCTCCTATCCCTGACCTGACAGTTTTGAGCATATAGCTGCTCGTGAGCAAGTTATTTCAGCTGTTCATGGCAATGTGGTTTGTGACATTTGTCGCTGATCTTTTTGACTGCCATATTTTAATTGTGAACCTGAGTGAGATATTGATTGTTTGCATGTTTTGGGTTTTCATTCATAATTTCTGGGCTGAAATGCTTGCTGTGTGCTGGTGATGCTTTGTTACTTGTCTAGAGAGCTGCTGGATTATATTGCTAGTTTGATCAGTGTTTCGCAATGAACTTGTATACCTGGAGTAGTCTGCAGAATTATGGCTTCATGACTGTATGATCTTACAGGAAGTAGAGTATTGGCCTATAAATATGTTTGCTTCTCCCCTTTATTCTTCTGTTCTTTGCGTTCTGCTCATTGTGCTTTACTTTTTATGCAATGAAATTGCTGTGATTGCAATTTTTTTGG
This DNA window, taken from Triticum aestivum cultivar Chinese Spring chromosome 1D, IWGSC CS RefSeq v2.1, whole genome shotgun sequence, encodes the following:
- the LOC123182871 gene encoding histone H2B.2-like → MAPKADKKPAAENKVEKAAEKTPAGKKPKAEKRLPAGKTASKEAGGEAKTRGRKKGSKAKKGVETYKIYIFKVLKQVHPDIGISSKAMSIMNSFINDIFEKLAGESAKLARYNKKPTITSREIQTSVRLVLPGELAKHAVSEGTKAVTKFTSS
- the LOC123182873 gene encoding DNA-binding protein DDB_G0278111; the encoded protein is MADHDPELEAIRQRRMQELMGQRGGAASPQNAGQQKAQEDAKQEAEERRQMMLAQILSSEARERISRIALVKPDKARGVEDVLLRAAQTGGISEKVSEERLISLLEQINTHTSKQTKVTIQRRRFDDDD
- the LOC123182872 gene encoding uncharacterized protein, with protein sequence MENGEETFVSPTAAAADFGFGFGPALTNGEGHAKAYDPEEMDALRAAKRDLEEKLAEVRHENGFLSAEAARLEALVTGAREDIAAADRAAAKAEGEAAGLRAEVKRLQGLLDSSDRDADRPRGAGGDLATAHQEKLALEEEIKALKASAAAAAADKEEAAAAPSAKEGLAAPHGKVAAAAAAGAAATAAITVVLLNLKR